Sequence from the Thermoanaerobacter uzonensis DSM 18761 genome:
ACGAAAGTTTGTCTACAGTCTGAAACCGGATATGAATCCGGTTTTCATATTTTTATGGTATAATCAAAATAACGAAAAATTATGATTATACGGAGGTATTGTATGACAGCTCCATTATATGAAGCACTTATGAGTTATGTAAAAAACCAAATTATACCTTTTCATATGCCAGGCCATAAACAAGGAAGTACTTTTCCAGGAGAATATCTCGTTAATTTGGCAAAGATTGATCTAACAGAAGTACCAGGACTTGACAATCTTCACAATCCTGAAGGTCCCATACTGGAGGCACAAAAACTTGCAGCAAAAGCTTTTGGGGCAAGAGAGTCTTTTTTTCTTGTAAATGGGACGACATCCGGCATATACGCAGCGATGTACGCAGCTTTAAATCCTGACGATAAAGTGCTTATAATGAGGAATTCTCACAAATCTGTGTACAATGGCCTTGTACTAACAGGAGCAGTACCTGTCTACATAAACCCGGAAATTGATTATGAAGACGGCATTCCAATGGGAGTTGATATAAACAAACTGGAAGAATATTTAAAAAAGGATGAGTCTATAAAAGCAGTAGTGATGACTTATCCCAATTATTACGGGTTCTGTAGCGATATCATAGGAATTTCTGACATTGTTCATAAATATAATAAAATTTTAATTGTAGATGAAGCCCATGGAGCTCACTTTCCTTTTTCTAATAATTTGCCTCTTTCTTCTATACAGGCAGGAGCAGATATTGTGGTACAGAGTGTACACAAAACCTTGTCTTCTTTTACTCAAAGCTCTATACTCCATTTAAATTCCGATAGAATAGACATAGATCGCTTAAAGTATTCCTTAAGCCTTTTTCAATCAACCTCTCCTTCTTACCTTCTTATGTCTTCTCTTGACCTTGCAAGAGATTATATGGAGAAAGAAGGCAAAAAAAGATTAGAAAAAGCAATTATTCTTGCTGATTATGCAAGATATGAGATAAACACTCTTGGGGAAATAAGGTGTTTAGGAGAAGAAATAGTAGGTAGCTTTGGCATTGTTGACTTTGACAGAACTAAACTTACTGTAAGTGTAAAGAAGTTATGTATAACGGGGCCTGAAGCAGAAAGATTTTTGAGAGAGAATTTTAATATACAAGTAGAGATGGCTGATACTTTTAATATGCTTGCCATGGTTACATTAGCGGATGATAAAGAAAAGGTTGACCTTTTAATAAAGGGGATAAAAGGGCTTGAAAATGTAAAAAAAGATAAAAAAACAGCTGAAAAAGTGGCAGCTTATCCTGATACTCCAGAAATGGTTTTAAAACCTTCTGAAGCGGTAAGGCAAAAAACTAAATTAATATCTTTAGAAGAAGCAGAAGGTCGTATTTCTGCTGATTTTATTATTCCTTATCCTCCAGGTGTTCCGCTTATTTGTCCAGGAGAGCGCATAAAAAAAGATATGGTAAAATATATAAATGTGTTATATAATAAAGGTATTAAGGTATTAGGTCTTAAAAATAACAACCTATTGGTGTGTGAAATATGAGAGGAAAATTTATAAGCTTTGAAGGAATAGATGGATGCGGTAAGACTACTCAGATAAAATTTCTGAAGGAGTATCTTTTAAAACAGGGTTATAATATTTTGGTATTGAGAGAGCCCGGAGGCACAAAAGTTGGAGAAAAAGTTAGAGATATTTTATTGGATAAAAATAATTTCATTTCTCCAGTTACAGAGATGCTTTTATATGCTTCTTCTAGAGCTCAGCTGATGGAGGAAAAAATTTTACCGGCCATTGAAGAGGGTAAAATTGTACTCTTAGACCGTTTTGTGGATAGTTCTTATGTATATCAGGGTTATGCGAGGGGCTTAGGGATAGAAAAGGTTAAGATAATTAACGAAATAGCTACAATGGGGATTTTGCCTGACGTAACAATTTATATAGACATTACTCCTGAAGAAGCAATGAAAAGACGAGGCAAAAGAGAAGCAGATAGATTAGAGAGAGAAAGTTGGGATTTTCATAAAAAAGTAAGAGAAGGTTATATTAAGTTAATTAAAGAATTTCCTCAAAGGTTTGTATTTATAGACGGAATGCAAGAGCTTATGAAAGTGCATCAAGACATACTTGATGTAGTAAAAAAATATTTGTAAGGAGGGTCATAACATGAAATTAGTATTAGCTATTGTGCAGGACGAAGATGTAAGGAGACTTATGGATGGCTTGACTGAGGGAGGATTTAGCTTTACGAGAATAGCATCTACTGGGGGATTTTTAAGGTCTGGCAATACAACCTTGATAATAGGTGTAGAAGACGAAAAATTAGATGATGTTATCAGCATAATAGAGAAAAAATGTAAAACTCGCGATAGAATAATTACCTCTCCTACACCTATGGGTGGTGCTACAGACATTTTTCTGCCACAAGCAGTTGAAGTTACGATTGGTGGAGCTACAGTTTTTGTAATAAATGTAGAAAAATTCTTCAGAATTTAAGGTGTTTGACATGAGAATTGAAGAGGTAAAATCTCCGAAGATTTCATCTGATATAAAAAGTGAGTACAATAAGTCTTATAGAGTTACTAAAAGATTTATTGATACTTTTGATGAAGAATTAGATCAATTTCATCAAGACAAATTAAATGGGATTTTATCAGAGATAGACAGTGCAGCACAAAAATTAAAAGAAAATTTGACTTTGCAGGACTTAATTAATTACAAAAAACTTGTAAAGAAGTTTTTGCAAGAAACGACAAATGGTATGTTAAAATACACAAAAAAAGAATATGTCGACTCAAGAGGTAGGAAGAAAATTTATTCTCTAGTTGAAAAAGTAAATGACAAATTAGAAAAACTTACAGAAGAGTTTTTAAAAGACTCCAAACACTTGGAACTTTTAAAAATGATAGATGATATAAGAGGATTATTAATAGACATATATTCATAGGTGATAACGTGTATAGGATTTATGGGCATGAAGCCGTATTAAATATTTTTAAAAATATAATATCTCAAAATAAAATTTCAAATGCCTATTTGTTTGTAGGGGAAGAAGGATTAGGGAAAAGATTTATGGCAGAGTATTTTGCCATGATGATAAATTGTAAAGGGGAAATTGAAAAGCCTTGCTTTAGGTGTAGTTCTTGCCTCAAGATAGTGGATAAAAATCATCCAGATGTGTTTTTTATAGAGCCGGAGGAGAATTCTATAAAAGTAGATACTATAAGATATATAACTAATGAAATTAATATAAGACCTTATGAAGCTAGCAAAAAGATTTTTATTATAGACAAAGCTGATAAAATGACTGTAGCAGCTCAAAACGCCTTTCTCAAAACTTTAGAAGAACCTCCTTTATATGGACTTTTTATATTGATTGCATCCCAACAACAAGAGCTTTTGCCTACAATTGTTTCTCGCTGTAATATAGTCCGTTTTAATAAAGAAAGTAAAAATACGATAAAGAATTATTTAATGCTTGAACACAATATCTCTGAAAAAGATGCGGAAGTGTTATCTCATATTGCTGATGGAAATTTTGCTCAAGCCAACAAATTAACTGATAATGAATATTTAAATTTTAGAAGAGAGACAATACAAGAAATAGAAAAGATTCTTACGACAAAGGGATTTGAAGTGATAGATGAGTTTGAGTTTTTTGATAAAAATAAAGACAATATAGAAGAAATTTTAAAAATTCTACTTTCCTATATGAGAGATTTGTTAGTTTTTAAGGCTACAAAAGATGCCTCTTTCATAAAAAATATAGATTTTTTAGATAAAATACAGAAAATGGAATCTCAATTGACTATCGATAGACTTAACAATATAATTAATAGAATAGAGCAATTTAACTTACAAATTAATTCAAATATAAACTATCAATTGGCGGTAGAGAATCTACTCTTAGATATGGCGGGAGGTTTATAATTTTGGTTACTGTTGTAGGTGTGAGATTTAAAAAAGCAGGGAAGATATATTATTTTGACCCCGGGGATTTGTCAATAAAAGTAGGCGATAAAGTTATAGTTGAAACAATAAGAGGAATAGAATTTGGCGAAGTAGTTGTCGGTATAAAAGAAGTACCAGAAGAAGAGATTGTGGCTCCTTTAAAAAAAGTAATAAGAATTGCGACGCCAGAAGATGTAGAACATTATTATGAAAACAAGAAAAAAGAAGCTGAGGCTTTTGAAATATGTCTTCAGAAAATCGGGCAGCATGGTTTGGAAATGAATTTAATTGATGTAGAATATACTTTTGATAATACCAAAGTCATATTTTATTTTACTGCAGAAGGTAGAGTAGATTTTAGAGAATTAGTGAAGGATTTGGCTGCAGTTTTCAGGATGAGAATAGAACTAAGGCAAATAGGGGTAAGAGATGAAGCAAAAATCATAGGAGGTTTAGGACCTTGTGGAAGGCCTCTATGTTGTACCGCCTTTTTAGGGGAATTTGAGCCTGTCTCTATCAAAATGGCTAAAGACCAAAATTTATCTTTAAATCCCACCAAAATATCAGGTATTTGCGGGCGATTAATGTGCTGTTTGAAGTATGAACAGGAGATGTATGAGAAAATTAGAGCAGAGCTTCCTAAAGTTGGTAGTATAATAAGAGCTGGAGATAAAGAAATGAAGGTTGCAGAAGTAGATGTAATTAGGCGAAAACTTAAAGTAAAAATGAAAAATGTAGAAGGAATAGAGATAATAAAAGAGTATGATCCTGAAGAAGTGGAAGTTATAGAAGAAAGAGAAGAAACTGAAGAAACCTACGAGGAGAAACTATTTGGGGAGGACTTGGAGAAAATAGAGGAATAAATTTCCTATATTCAGACTGTAGACAAACTTTCGTAAAGGAGATATTTTGTATAAGGAGTGACTTGTGACAAAGCGGCAACAAAACTTAACAAGACCGAAGGTGGAGGCAGGGCCGAAGCCAAGGATGGCGGAGGCGGGCACCTTAAGGCATGGATGCCGATTGTGCCCGGTACCCTGCCGGAACCTGAAGGTCGAGTTTTAGTTTTGTCGCTTTGGAACATCGGAGCGACGATACAAAATATCTCCTTTTGAATATTTTTTTACTTTGTCAACAAACTGAATAGAGGAATAAATTTCCTCTATTTTTATTCTATTTTTCCAAGTATAAAGCTTATTATCAAGATTATAAAAACAAGCGTAGTAATACCCGTGTATAAATAATCTTTTTCGTATAAAAAAGTAATTATCGAAACGGCCACACGAAATGCAGGGGTTAATATAAGCAATAAAAGTCCGGTAAGGATAATAGCATAAGGCTTTAAAGATATGAAACCTTTTAAAATTTCCCCTGGGGAAGTGGGATAATAACCAATAGGATATCCACTTTTCCCTGTTATTATAAGCATTAAAAGTCCTATAAGAATGACAAACGCGCTGGTTTTAACCCCTATATTTAAAGCCTTGCTTATTATAAGCTCCATAGCCATTATTTTTTCATTTTCTTTTTTTAATATTAAATCTTTATTGCTTTCCCTTTCCATAGTTTTATACCCCCAAGCCTTTTATAAGCATTTGAATAGAGATGTAAGCAAGTACAGGTATAAATATTTTCCTTATAGTGGTATTTCTAAGTTTTTCCATTATTCTTGTTCCTAACGTTGCTCCTAATAGAACTCCTAAAGCTACTGGACCGGCTATTTTTGGGTCTATATAACCTCTCATTAAATACACACCTGCACTGGCTGCAGCTGTAACACCAATCATGAAATTGCTTGTAGCAGTAGAGACTTTCATAGGCAATTTCATGAATAAATCCATTGCCATAACTTTAAAAATACCACTTCCTATTCCTAATAGTCCGGATAAAACACCGGCAGCATACATCGTTCCAAATCCACTGTAGACTCCTGCTACTTTGTATTTTACTTCTTTATTTAACACTTTATCAAAATAAGATCCTTCTAATTTCAATTTTTTAGCCAAAGGGTGAGATACGACATTTTGAGGTAATTCTTCATGCCTTTTTCTAAGCATAGCTAAAGCCGAATACAAAAGCACAATGCCAAAAATTATATAAAGATATTTTGGACTTATCAATCCAGCAAGGTAGGCTCCTGTTATAGCTCCTGTAGTTGTAGCGATTTCCAGAAACATTCCTATTCTCAAATTTGTAATCTTGTCTCTTACATATGCGACTGCTGCCCCACTGGAAGTTGCGATGACTGAAACTATACTTGCACCTATAGCATATTTGATGTCTACACCTAATAACAAAGTAAGGGCTGGGATTACGATTATTCCTCCTCCTAGTCCTAAAAGAGCTCCAAAAATTCCTGCTATAAAAGAAAAAGCGAGAATTTCTAGGGAGGTTAAAACCACATTATCATCTCCTTTTTTACCGGGTTACTTGCTACAATAATAAATTATAACATATACTTTAAAAGGAACAAAAAGTTATACTTTTCTTTGAAGAAGTAGTAAAATAGGAGGTATTGCATATATACATGTAGTAGCTGCTGCTACAATGCCAGCATCGTTGAAGGCAAGAGCAAAAAGCATACCTACGATACTGCCAAAAAATCCGTAATACACGTATTTATAATTTTTGAAGATGTTTTTAAGTACACCCGTTGGCCTATATGATAGTATAAATAGCACTAAAATAGATATTATAAGTACCCATGACCATATAGTGTATCTTATAAGTTTAAGTTCCATTTGAAGCTTTCTTGCAAAAATTTGGAATAAAGAATTTATACCTTCACTTCTTACAATAATAGCTGTTTGAGCCATATGGGTAGTAGTTCCAAAAAACATTGAGGCTATAAACATCAAAAATAGCAATATTACCATAGAGATAAACATTATTAAAAAGGTCTTTTTATTTATTTTTACTCCAAAGAGCATCAAAATTGTGGAACCAAAAGCCATAAAACCAGTTATAAATCCCCCGACTTTTGCTCCAAATTTAGGTAGAACCATTAACCAAAATGCAACAGTAAAAAGGATAACGCCTAAAATTTTTACGCTTTTGGTTTTATATTTTTCAATTAATGCCATAGTTCCCATAATTGAAGAACCTATCAAGACTCCCATGTATTCATTTCCTATTCCATAGAACCTAGCTCCGCTTATAACGTCATATCCTAATATAGAGTTTTTCATCAAAGGAGAATTAAGTAACAAGTCTATTATTATTGTGATTGTGGTTACTAAACTTATTACCATTAGTCTGTCTAAATCATTTTTTACAAAATACATGATTAACCCGTCAATTAATCCAGTTAAAACGACAACAGCCACAATGTTTAAGTAAAGAGATAAGGGGCCTAATAAAGGCAGAATTAAAAATGTCAGAGGAACAGTCATTACTCCCAAAATTATGGGTGTCAAATACTTTAAATATTCCTTTTTTAAAAACAATAGACCTATATAAAGTATTAGCACAATAACTACAAGTAAAACATAATTTTTTAACACTAATGGCCTAGCATTGTGGACAGAAACAATCATTTTATCTGCGTTAATGAGATAACCAAGGGCATTTTGGTATTTGATGCTTTCAATTGGATGTCCCAACATTTCTACAGGAGGTTCTATGTTAAAGTATGATAATATTGTTGGTGCTATGTCTAAATTTGCAATAATTCCTTGGCGCTTTGTAGTATTAGAAGTTGCAAAACCTTGTGAATAAGAAGGGCCTGCTATTATTACAGGAGTAATTAAATTGTCAATTTGTATATCTTGATTAGAAGGATAAGGAGTCACGACAATAAATAAATCTTTAGACAAATCCAAATCAGATAATATTTTACCTATGAGTTTATCAGATTCATATAATGCCTTTTCTCTGTAACGCTGAGCCAAGGAAGGGGTAGTATATTTAGAAAATACATCTGCCCTTAAAAGGTCCCCTGGGTCTATAATTATGAGGCCGCCATTCTTACTGTATTCTACAAATTTATTGTAGAGTTTTTCATAATCGGCTTTTATCATATAAGGACTATTATCATCTTTTATTAATAAATCTTCGCTAACATCTCCTTGGGCTATCCCGTTTTTGTCCATACCAATTAAAGGAGCATATCTGTTATATAATATTCCTGAAGAAGTTTTTATATCAGAGTTTCCTAATACGTGAACATAAATTCCATTT
This genomic interval carries:
- a CDS encoding aminotransferase class I/II-fold pyridoxal phosphate-dependent enzyme; protein product: MTAPLYEALMSYVKNQIIPFHMPGHKQGSTFPGEYLVNLAKIDLTEVPGLDNLHNPEGPILEAQKLAAKAFGARESFFLVNGTTSGIYAAMYAALNPDDKVLIMRNSHKSVYNGLVLTGAVPVYINPEIDYEDGIPMGVDINKLEEYLKKDESIKAVVMTYPNYYGFCSDIIGISDIVHKYNKILIVDEAHGAHFPFSNNLPLSSIQAGADIVVQSVHKTLSSFTQSSILHLNSDRIDIDRLKYSLSLFQSTSPSYLLMSSLDLARDYMEKEGKKRLEKAIILADYARYEINTLGEIRCLGEEIVGSFGIVDFDRTKLTVSVKKLCITGPEAERFLRENFNIQVEMADTFNMLAMVTLADDKEKVDLLIKGIKGLENVKKDKKTAEKVAAYPDTPEMVLKPSEAVRQKTKLISLEEAEGRISADFIIPYPPGVPLICPGERIKKDMVKYINVLYNKGIKVLGLKNNNLLVCEI
- the tmk gene encoding dTMP kinase, producing the protein MRGKFISFEGIDGCGKTTQIKFLKEYLLKQGYNILVLREPGGTKVGEKVRDILLDKNNFISPVTEMLLYASSRAQLMEEKILPAIEEGKIVLLDRFVDSSYVYQGYARGLGIEKVKIINEIATMGILPDVTIYIDITPEEAMKRRGKREADRLERESWDFHKKVREGYIKLIKEFPQRFVFIDGMQELMKVHQDILDVVKKYL
- a CDS encoding cyclic-di-AMP receptor, with the translated sequence MKLVLAIVQDEDVRRLMDGLTEGGFSFTRIASTGGFLRSGNTTLIIGVEDEKLDDVISIIEKKCKTRDRIITSPTPMGGATDIFLPQAVEVTIGGATVFVINVEKFFRI
- a CDS encoding YaaR family protein codes for the protein MRIEEVKSPKISSDIKSEYNKSYRVTKRFIDTFDEELDQFHQDKLNGILSEIDSAAQKLKENLTLQDLINYKKLVKKFLQETTNGMLKYTKKEYVDSRGRKKIYSLVEKVNDKLEKLTEEFLKDSKHLELLKMIDDIRGLLIDIYS
- the holB gene encoding DNA polymerase III subunit delta'; the protein is MYRIYGHEAVLNIFKNIISQNKISNAYLFVGEEGLGKRFMAEYFAMMINCKGEIEKPCFRCSSCLKIVDKNHPDVFFIEPEENSIKVDTIRYITNEINIRPYEASKKIFIIDKADKMTVAAQNAFLKTLEEPPLYGLFILIASQQQELLPTIVSRCNIVRFNKESKNTIKNYLMLEHNISEKDAEVLSHIADGNFAQANKLTDNEYLNFRRETIQEIEKILTTKGFEVIDEFEFFDKNKDNIEEILKILLSYMRDLLVFKATKDASFIKNIDFLDKIQKMESQLTIDRLNNIINRIEQFNLQINSNINYQLAVENLLLDMAGGL
- a CDS encoding PSP1 domain-containing protein gives rise to the protein MVTVVGVRFKKAGKIYYFDPGDLSIKVGDKVIVETIRGIEFGEVVVGIKEVPEEEIVAPLKKVIRIATPEDVEHYYENKKKEAEAFEICLQKIGQHGLEMNLIDVEYTFDNTKVIFYFTAEGRVDFRELVKDLAAVFRMRIELRQIGVRDEAKIIGGLGPCGRPLCCTAFLGEFEPVSIKMAKDQNLSLNPTKISGICGRLMCCLKYEQEMYEKIRAELPKVGSIIRAGDKEMKVAEVDVIRRKLKVKMKNVEGIEIIKEYDPEEVEVIEEREETEETYEEKLFGEDLEKIEE
- a CDS encoding DUF1634 domain-containing protein: MERESNKDLILKKENEKIMAMELIISKALNIGVKTSAFVILIGLLMLIITGKSGYPIGYYPTSPGEILKGFISLKPYAIILTGLLLLILTPAFRVAVSIITFLYEKDYLYTGITTLVFIILIISFILGKIE
- a CDS encoding sulfite exporter TauE/SafE family protein: MVLTSLEILAFSFIAGIFGALLGLGGGIIVIPALTLLLGVDIKYAIGASIVSVIATSSGAAVAYVRDKITNLRIGMFLEIATTTGAITGAYLAGLISPKYLYIIFGIVLLYSALAMLRKRHEELPQNVVSHPLAKKLKLEGSYFDKVLNKEVKYKVAGVYSGFGTMYAAGVLSGLLGIGSGIFKVMAMDLFMKLPMKVSTATSNFMIGVTAAASAGVYLMRGYIDPKIAGPVALGVLLGATLGTRIMEKLRNTTIRKIFIPVLAYISIQMLIKGLGV
- a CDS encoding alkaline phosphatase family protein: MKKFFAIFLCLVFIFFIVSPSISFASPTKNKIAVLFILDRTSINDFAKYNLPNIKKLLDMGSLALMNTRAAGSYSEPSSYLTIGTGTRASAGEMGSLCFNKDEVYGYTSAEKLYHLYTGKLPQEGNIVNLGIQDLINQTSTLNYTVTPGLLGELLKRNGIYVHVLGNSDIKTSSGILYNRYAPLIGMDKNGIAQGDVSEDLLIKDDNSPYMIKADYEKLYNKFVEYSKNGGLIIIDPGDLLRADVFSKYTTPSLAQRYREKALYESDKLIGKILSDLDLSKDLFIVVTPYPSNQDIQIDNLITPVIIAGPSYSQGFATSNTTKRQGIIANLDIAPTILSYFNIEPPVEMLGHPIESIKYQNALGYLINADKMIVSVHNARPLVLKNYVLLVVIVLILYIGLLFLKKEYLKYLTPIILGVMTVPLTFLILPLLGPLSLYLNIVAVVVLTGLIDGLIMYFVKNDLDRLMVISLVTTITIIIDLLLNSPLMKNSILGYDVISGARFYGIGNEYMGVLIGSSIMGTMALIEKYKTKSVKILGVILFTVAFWLMVLPKFGAKVGGFITGFMAFGSTILMLFGVKINKKTFLIMFISMVILLFLMFIASMFFGTTTHMAQTAIIVRSEGINSLFQIFARKLQMELKLIRYTIWSWVLIISILVLFILSYRPTGVLKNIFKNYKYVYYGFFGSIVGMLFALAFNDAGIVAAATTCIYAIPPILLLLQRKV